The DNA segment CGCTCATCCGCGAGGACTTCGACGAGCGGTTCCAGTCCTCCGTCGACGAGACGGAGAAGCTGGGGATCCGCTGGCCAGCTACTTGACCCCCAGCGCCTGCTCGATCGGGTCCAGCAGGAAGTAGACCAGGAAGCAGAAGCCGACCGCGCTCAGCAGCCAGGGGACCTCCTTGATCCGGCCGGTCGCCGCGCGCAGCAGGATGAAGGCCAGGACGCCGATGCCGATGCCGTTGGTGATGCTGTAGGTGAACGGCATCGAGACCATCGTCAAGAACGCCGGGATGCCGATGGTGAAGTCGCCCCAGTCGATGTCCCGCACGTTCGAGGCCATGATCAGGAAGCCGACGACCAGCAGCGCGGGCGTCGCGGCCTGCGACGGGACGACGGTCGCCAGCGGCGTGAAGACCAGCGCGAGCAGGAAGAGGCCGCCGGTCATCAGGTTCGCGAGCCCGGTGCGGGCGCCCTCGCCGACACCGGCCGTGGACTCCACGAAGCAGGTGTTGGCGGAGGCGGAGCCGAAGCCGCCGCCCGCGACCGCGATGCCGTCGACCATGAGGATCCGGCCCATGTTCGGCAGCTGGCCGGTCTCGTTGTCCAGCAGCCCGGCCTCCTCGCCGACGCCGATGATGGTGCCCATCGCGTCGAAGAAGCCGGAGAGCAGCACGGTGAAGACGAACAGGCAGCCGGTCAGCACGCCGACTTCCTTGAAGCCGCCGAAGAGGCTGATCTGCCCGATCAGACCGAAGTCCGGGGTGTCGACGATCTTGTGCGGGACGTTCGGGACCGCCAGGCCCCAGGCCGCGTCCGGGATCTCGACGAGGGCGTTGATGACGATCGCGACGACGGCCATCGAGACCATCCCGATCAGGATCGCGCCCCTGACCTTCCGCACGATCAGCACGAACATCAGCGCCAGGCCGATGACGAAGACCAGCACCGGCCAGCCCTTGAGCTGCCCGCCCTGGCCCAGGCTCATCGGCACGGTGGTGTGCGCGGCGTCCGGGTTGCGCGTCACGAAGCCGGCGTCGACCAGGCCGATCAGCGAGATGAACAGGCCGATGCCGATGGCGATGGCCCGCCGCAGCCCGTTGGGGATCGCGTCCATCACCCGCTGCCGCAGGCCCGAGGCGACCAGGACCATCAGGACCAGACCGGCGAGCACGACCATGCCCATCGCGTCCGGCCAGCTCATCTTGGGCGCGAGCTGCAGGGACACCACGGCGTTGATGCCCAGGCCCGCGGCGACGGCGATCGGGACGTTGCCGACGACGCCCATCAGCACCGTGCTCAGGCCGGCCATCAGCGCGGTGGCGGTGACCAGCTGGGCGTTGTCGAGGTGGTGGCCGAACTTGTCCACTCCGGCGCCGAGAATGATCGGGTTCAGCACGATGATGTAGGCCATCGCGAAGAACGTCGCCAGACCGCCGCGGAGCTCGCGGCCGACGGTCGACCCCCGCTCGGAGATCTTGAAGAAACGGTCGAGGCCGTTCTTGGGAGGCTTCGGCCCCGGGTTCTCCAGGGTGTCGACCGGCGTGGTGGCCGAGGGGGGCATGCGGGGACCTCAGTCGGACGGGCCTGAACAGGCGTGGGGGGCCGGAGGCCCGGAACACAAACAGAAGCGGAACATCTGGATCAGGTTGGAGGAACAGACGATCCAATCCAGCCGTCTCCAGAAAGGTTCAGTATGAATAAACAAAGCACTGATCGCTATCTCCGCGCGTAGACACAAGGGGCGTACGGCCGGTCGGTCCACCTCGCGGCGCCCCGCCGCGTCCCCCGGCCACCCCCGCCCGGGCCCTGGCCACCCGCGGCCCCCGCGCCCCCTCCCCGTAAGCTGGCCACCATGTGGAAGAAGTCCGAACTGCGCGAGGCCCCGGCGCCTCTCGAAGGTCCCGTCGTCGGCACGGTCACCGGCGGCACCATCATCTGGTTCGTGCTCTTCCTCGGCCAGCTCCCCTTCTACGGCTGGTTCGCCGACCGCGGCCACGCCTGGTGGGTGTGGACCTGCCTGGCCGGCGGCGGCCTCGGGCTGGTGGGCATCTGGTACGTACGGGCGCGGGACGCCGCGATCAAGCGCGACGCGGCCGCGTCCGAGCGGCCCGCCGACCACGCCTGAGACCCCGCCTCCCCGCCCGCCGGCCGTCCAGCGAGTGAAGTGCGCCGTCCGCCCGTAACGTCGAGGGCATGACGGAGCGGGCGAG comes from the Streptomyces angustmyceticus genome and includes:
- a CDS encoding DUF2530 domain-containing protein; translated protein: MWKKSELREAPAPLEGPVVGTVTGGTIIWFVLFLGQLPFYGWFADRGHAWWVWTCLAGGGLGLVGIWYVRARDAAIKRDAAASERPADHA
- a CDS encoding NCS2 family permease codes for the protein MPPSATTPVDTLENPGPKPPKNGLDRFFKISERGSTVGRELRGGLATFFAMAYIIVLNPIILGAGVDKFGHHLDNAQLVTATALMAGLSTVLMGVVGNVPIAVAAGLGINAVVSLQLAPKMSWPDAMGMVVLAGLVLMVLVASGLRQRVMDAIPNGLRRAIAIGIGLFISLIGLVDAGFVTRNPDAAHTTVPMSLGQGGQLKGWPVLVFVIGLALMFVLIVRKVRGAILIGMVSMAVVAIVINALVEIPDAAWGLAVPNVPHKIVDTPDFGLIGQISLFGGFKEVGVLTGCLFVFTVLLSGFFDAMGTIIGVGEEAGLLDNETGQLPNMGRILMVDGIAVAGGGFGSASANTCFVESTAGVGEGARTGLANLMTGGLFLLALVFTPLATVVPSQAATPALLVVGFLIMASNVRDIDWGDFTIGIPAFLTMVSMPFTYSITNGIGIGVLAFILLRAATGRIKEVPWLLSAVGFCFLVYFLLDPIEQALGVK